One window of the Vigna radiata var. radiata cultivar VC1973A chromosome 1, Vradiata_ver6, whole genome shotgun sequence genome contains the following:
- the LOC106770844 gene encoding mannose-1-phosphate guanyltransferase alpha yields MENSEKVVAVIMVGGPTKGTRFRPLSFNIPKPLFPLAGQPMVHHPISACKRIPNLAQIYLIGFYEEREFALYVSSISNELKLPVRYLKEDKPRGSAGGLYYFRDIIMEDSPSHIFLLNCDVCCSFPLPAMLDAHKRYGGMGTMLVIKVSAESANQFGELVADPTTNELLHYTEKPETFVSNLINCGVYVFTPDIFTAIDDVYINREGIANLRRLSNFETLQSASRNIPADFVRLDQNILSPLAGKKQLYTYETMDFWEQIKTPGMSLKCSELYLAQFRYTSPDLLASGDGIKSATVSGNAYIHPSAKVHPSAKIGPNVSISANVRVGAGVRLSGCIILDDVEIMENAFVTNSIIGWKSSLGRWSHVQADGNYNARLGTTILGEAVTVEDEVVVFNCIVLPNKTLNVSVQEEIIL; encoded by the exons ATGGAGAACTCGGAGAAGGTGGTGGCTGTGATCATGGTGGGTGGGCCAACCAAAG GGACCAGATTTCGACCTCTTTCGTTCAATATTCCCAAACCCCTTTTCCCTTTGGCTGGCCAGCCAATGGTTCACCATCCTATTTCTGCTTGCAAAAGG ATACCCAATTTGGCTCAAATATATCTTATTGGATTCTATGAGGAGCGAGAATTCGCTCTTTATGTCTCTTCAATCTCAAATGAGCTGAAATTACCAGTAAG ATATTTGAAAGAAGATAAACCGCGTGGTTCAGCAGGTGGCCTTTACTACTTTAGAGATATTATCATGGAAGACAGCCCA TCACATATATTTCTGTTAAACTGTGATGTTTGCTGCAGTTTTCCACTACCAGCAATGCTTG atGCCCATAAAAGATATGGTGGGATGGGGACAATGTTGGTGATCAAG GTTTCAGCTGAATCTGCTAACCAATTCGGTGAGTTGGTTGCTGATCCAACCACTAATGAGTTGCTGCATTATACTGAGAAACCTGAGACATTT GTCAGCAATTTGATAAATTGTGGTGTGTACGTTTTCACCCCTGACATTTTTACTGCAATTGATGATGTATATATTAATCGAGAAGGCATAG CTAATCTACGTCGTCTATCCAACTTTGAAACACTCCAATCTGCCTCAAG GAATATTCCTGCAGATTTTGTAAGACTGGATCAGAATATATTATCACCTCTAGCTGGGAAGAAGCAATTATATACGTATGAGACAATGGACTTCTGGGAGCAAATTAAAACTCCAGG AATGTCATTGAAATGCTCAGAATTGTATCTTGCTCAATTCCGGTATACTTCACCTGATCTTTTGGCCAGTGGAGATGGTATTAAGAGTGCAACAGTTTCTGGCAATGCATATATTCATCCCTCTGCAAAAGTTCATCCATCTGCGAAG ATTGGACCCAATGTTTCTATCTCAGCAAATGTTCGTGTAGGTGCTGGCGTCAGGTTAAGCGGTTGTATCATCTTGGATGATGTTGAAATTATG GAAAATGCTTTCGTCACAAACTCGATTATTGGATGGAAGTCATCACTTGGAAGATGGTCACATGTGCAA GCTGATGGTAACTATAATGCAAGACTTGGCACAACCATTCTAG GGGAAGCTGTAACTGTTGAAGATGAAGTGGTAGTGTTCAACTGCATTGTTCTTCCCAACAAAACTCTCAATGTCAGTGTGCAAGAAGAAATCATCTTGTAA